The Altererythrobacter sp. ZODW24 genome window below encodes:
- a CDS encoding M14-type cytosolic carboxypeptidase, whose product MSNNGGNITVTSAFDSGNIEVLSVNGDTARLAIRKDKDSDFKQWFHFRVSGAEGREMTLVIEGLKDSAYPAGWPGYRACVSEDRDYWGRADTSYDQDKGELTITYAAASDIAWFAYFAPYSMERHHDLVAEASASEGVSYRCLGTSIEGQSIDCLEMGTGDKQVWLYARQHPGESMAEWWMEGALEVLCDEADTVGRVLREKCRLHLVPNCNPDGSCRGHLRTNAVGTNLNREWDNPTAEKSPEVLAIRNAMDESGLDFAMDVHGDEAIAANFIAGFEGIPNWTEELGNEFYRYRAILDRRTPDFQTKKGYPVSRPGTANLAMSTNQVASRFSAPAMTLEMPFKDNDDWPDPDQGWSPERCKMLARDCLAALVEWLEE is encoded by the coding sequence ATGAGCAATAATGGGGGCAACATTACCGTCACATCCGCTTTCGACAGCGGCAATATCGAAGTCCTTTCCGTCAACGGCGACACCGCTCGCCTTGCAATCCGCAAGGATAAGGATTCGGATTTCAAACAGTGGTTCCACTTCCGCGTTTCAGGCGCAGAGGGCCGCGAAATGACGCTGGTTATCGAGGGTCTGAAGGACTCCGCCTATCCGGCTGGTTGGCCCGGCTACCGCGCCTGCGTGTCGGAAGACCGCGACTATTGGGGCCGCGCCGATACGTCTTATGACCAAGACAAAGGCGAGCTGACGATCACCTATGCCGCAGCCAGCGACATCGCCTGGTTCGCCTATTTCGCGCCTTATTCGATGGAGCGGCATCACGATCTCGTCGCAGAAGCTTCGGCCAGTGAAGGGGTGTCCTATCGCTGCCTCGGCACCAGCATCGAAGGGCAATCCATCGACTGCCTCGAGATGGGCACTGGCGACAAACAAGTGTGGCTCTATGCCCGCCAGCATCCAGGCGAAAGCATGGCCGAATGGTGGATGGAAGGCGCGCTGGAAGTCCTGTGCGACGAAGCTGACACGGTGGGCCGCGTGCTTCGCGAAAAATGCCGCCTGCACCTGGTGCCTAACTGCAACCCTGACGGATCATGCCGCGGCCATTTGCGCACCAATGCGGTCGGCACAAATCTCAACCGCGAGTGGGATAATCCGACCGCTGAAAAAAGCCCTGAAGTGCTCGCGATCCGGAATGCGATGGATGAAAGCGGGCTCGACTTCGCGATGGACGTTCACGGCGACGAAGCCATCGCCGCCAACTTCATTGCCGGTTTCGAAGGTATCCCCAACTGGACCGAAGAACTGGGCAACGAGTTCTACCGCTACCGCGCGATCCTCGACCGCCGGACACCCGATTTCCAGACCAAGAAAGGCTATCCCGTCTCGCGCCCCGGCACTGCCAATCTGGCGATGAGCACCAATCAGGTCGCAAGCCGCTTCAGTGCACCAGCCATGACACTTGAAATGCCGTTCAAGGATAATGACGACTGGCCTGATCCCGACCAAGGCTGGAGCCCCGAACGCTGCAAGATGCTCGCGCGAGATTGCTTGGCCGCGCTGGTGGAGTGGCTGGAGGAGTAG